The DNA region TGCGCTGCTCTTTCTTTGTTTGAACCGTAGTgctctaagatttttttttttcgtctgCACGcgtaaaaaataaatcatttttttgtGTGTACTGTACGAGTACGCGGTGTTTTGTGAGTTTGGTTTTGCATGTTAGAACTTGGATTTCTGTAAGGTTTCAGTATTTGGAGACTTCAAATATCAAAAGAACATCAAGAAAGGCATGATGATCCGAAAAGTCCAAGTTCTTTTTCAAGATAGGAGGGCCGTGAATCACCTTTTGTTTTCCTgtctattcttcaattttatttcgGATCATGTCAGAAGATTTCTCCCTTGTCTTCTCTTTCGTTTCTCTTCTGCCTTCTGGTTTCCTGTACGCGCTTTCGGCTCCTAAATGAAAGTGGTCTTCTTTTTCCAAGAATATAAGAGCAGAGCAGAAAAATACTTTCAGTTTGTCAGCATCCAAGTGCTGGTGCGAAGATACAAGGCTAAGTGGTGATCTTGTTCGAGTTGCCAGTAGATGAAGAAGCAGATCAGAAGGGACTGATGATATCATGCCCACGTTGATTTCTGAAGAATGCTTGGAAAATTGCAAGACTCATTGGAGATAACAAATAAAATCATTACAGTGAAAAAGGATTCTGTCTTTTAATCATACTAAACGGAGAATATTGATTTAGAGCATCTCACAAAGCAATACCAAAGAATGCATTTTTCCTAATTCAACTCTCTCCATTCCCCAAGGTAGAATAAATTTTCTGAACATTTGTTCCAGGCGATGAAAAGAACGCTCACTTGAGGAAATTTGAGAAGGCCTCTGAAAACCTTCAACTCTTCAAAGCGGACGTGCTTCACTACGACACTTTAAAAGCAGCCTTTGCAGGATGTGAAGGAGTCTTCCATGTGGCTAGTCCTGTCCCTGCAACCAAAGTCCTTGATCCAGAGGCAAGTCTTTCATATGCTTAGATATGTAAGAGATCAAATTTTGAAATTGTCGATGCTGATATTCATGTACGGTATTAGGAAATACCGAGTCAATTGTTTCATATAGGGATACAATGGAGGGAAGGACATACAGAGTTTTGATTGGCATTGTATACACCTTTTGTTCCTTGGGGAACTTGACATCTggtctttttctttgaatcttTTTTTATCTCCATATATCACCTTGCAGTTAGAGTTGATCACTCCCGCTGTTAACGGCACTCTAAATGTACTTCAAGCATGTTCGGAGATGAAAATCAAACGGGTGATTGTGGTGTCATCAATTGCTGCCGTTTTACTGAATCCACATTGGCCACTTGATAAGCTCAAGGATGAGAAGTGTTGGTCGTCTGAAGAATTTTGCAGGAAGATTGAGGTGACTATTTTGATCATTAGAGCTTTTGTTTCTATATCTTTTCTCGTGAAATGAAACAAagtattttactttttttttctttaatagaaTAAGGTACACAATTGAATACTTTGACTTTAACTTGAATGGAAGATACTTAACTAACTGTTGAGGAAAAAATGGATCGTTCAAAACACATGGTCAAATCGCCGACACTTGATGACGAACGTGACAACATCAAGCATATTCTCAGCAGTCACGACCTCCGagcgcccgacctcagagcGCCCGACCTTAAagcgcccgacctc from Phoenix dactylifera cultivar Barhee BC4 unplaced genomic scaffold, palm_55x_up_171113_PBpolish2nd_filt_p 001729F, whole genome shotgun sequence includes:
- the LOC120109023 gene encoding cinnamoyl-CoA reductase 1-like — its product is MEVVEEKGKVCVTGAGGYVGSWLVKLLLSNGYKVHGTVRDLSDEKNAHLRKFEKASENLQLFKADVLHYDTLKAAFAGCEGVFHVASPVPATKVLDPELELITPAVNGTLNVLQACSEMKIKRVIVVSSIAAVLLNPHWPLDKLKDEKCWSSEEFCRKIEVTILIIRAFVSISFLVK